One Streptomyces sp. NBC_00554 DNA segment encodes these proteins:
- the def gene encoding peptide deformylase yields MAQQDTDQQHVGVLPVDDEGFVIDIEDCEEREAAYRERGTSRPITVVGNPVLHKECKDVTDFGDELAQLVADMFASQHTAEGVGLAANQIGVDLKVFVYDCPDDDGKRHTGVVCNPVLVELPAEQRRLDDSNEGCLSVPTAYAPLARPDYAEVTGQDEKGNPIKVRGTGYFSRCLQHETDHLYGYLYIDRLSKRERKDALRQMAENEPRYPIVAND; encoded by the coding sequence ATGGCGCAGCAGGACACCGATCAGCAGCACGTGGGCGTGCTCCCCGTGGACGACGAGGGCTTCGTCATCGACATCGAGGACTGCGAGGAGCGCGAGGCCGCCTATCGCGAGCGCGGTACCTCGCGGCCGATCACCGTCGTCGGGAATCCGGTGCTGCACAAGGAGTGCAAGGACGTCACCGACTTCGGCGACGAGCTGGCGCAGTTGGTCGCCGACATGTTCGCCAGCCAGCACACCGCCGAGGGCGTGGGCCTGGCCGCCAACCAGATCGGCGTCGACCTGAAGGTCTTCGTGTACGACTGCCCCGACGACGACGGCAAGCGGCACACGGGCGTGGTCTGCAACCCCGTGCTCGTCGAGCTGCCCGCCGAGCAGCGCCGCCTGGACGACAGCAACGAGGGCTGCCTCTCCGTACCGACCGCGTACGCGCCGCTCGCCCGCCCCGACTACGCCGAGGTCACGGGGCAGGACGAGAAGGGCAATCCCATCAAGGTGCGCGGCACCGGCTACTTCTCACGCTGCCTCCAGCACGAGACGGATCACCTGTACGGCTACCTGTACATCGACCGGCTCTCCAAGCGTGAGCGCAAGGACGCGCTGCGGCAGATGGCCGAGAACGAGCCCCGCTACCCGATCGTGGCGAACGACTGA
- the cyc1 gene encoding epi-isozizaene synthase, translating to MHAFAQSTSSTPTAVAVPPALSLPVIEAEFPRQLHPYWPRLQENTRAWLLEKRLMPPDKVEEYADGLCYTDLMAGYYIGAPDEVMQAIADYSAWFFVWDDRHDRDVIHGRPGAWRRLRFQLHAALDSPRNHLHHEDPLVAAFADSMVRLYSFLGTKWNERFALHFHAVIEAYDREFRNRTSGTVPTVAEYLELRRLTFAHWIWTDLLEPSAGYELPASVRNHPAYRKAALLSQEFAAWYNDLCSLPKEIAGDEVHNLGISLIHHEGLTLEEAVTEVRRRVEECISEFSIAERDAFRLADTLADGTVQGKETSVALKACLGNMRNWFSSVYWFHHESGRYMVDSWDDRSTPPYVNNEAAGEK from the coding sequence GTGCATGCTTTCGCGCAGAGCACTTCTTCGACACCAACAGCGGTCGCGGTTCCACCGGCGCTCTCTCTCCCGGTGATCGAGGCTGAGTTTCCCCGTCAACTCCACCCGTATTGGCCCCGGCTACAGGAGAACACCAGGGCCTGGCTCCTCGAAAAGCGGCTTATGCCGCCCGACAAGGTCGAGGAATATGCCGACGGCCTGTGCTACACCGACCTCATGGCGGGCTACTACATTGGCGCCCCCGACGAGGTCATGCAGGCGATAGCGGACTACAGTGCGTGGTTCTTCGTCTGGGACGACCGCCACGACCGTGATGTCATCCACGGCAGGCCCGGCGCCTGGCGGAGGCTCAGGTTCCAGTTGCATGCGGCCCTCGACTCGCCGAGAAACCACCTGCACCACGAGGATCCCCTGGTCGCGGCGTTCGCGGACAGCATGGTGCGGCTGTACTCGTTCCTCGGCACGAAGTGGAACGAGCGTTTCGCACTCCACTTCCACGCGGTGATCGAGGCGTACGACCGGGAGTTCCGGAACCGGACCTCCGGCACCGTCCCGACGGTCGCGGAATATCTCGAACTCCGTCGGCTGACGTTCGCGCACTGGATCTGGACCGACCTTCTGGAACCCAGTGCGGGGTACGAACTCCCCGCCTCGGTGCGGAATCACCCCGCATATCGGAAGGCGGCGCTGCTCAGTCAGGAATTCGCCGCCTGGTACAACGATCTGTGCTCGCTCCCCAAGGAAATCGCGGGCGATGAGGTCCACAATCTCGGAATCAGTCTCATTCACCACGAGGGGCTGACTCTCGAAGAGGCCGTCACGGAAGTCCGGCGGCGCGTCGAGGAATGCATCAGTGAATTCTCGATCGCCGAAAGGGACGCATTCCGGCTCGCGGACACTCTCGCGGACGGGACGGTGCAGGGAAAGGAAACGAGCGTCGCCCTGAAGGCGTGTCTGGGCAATATGCGGAACTGGTTCAGTTCCGTGTACTGGTTCCACCACGAGTCCGGCCGGTACATGGTCGACAGCTGGGACGACCGCTCCACACCCCCGTACGTCAACAACGAAGCGGCAGGTGAGAAATGA